The Silurus meridionalis isolate SWU-2019-XX chromosome 26, ASM1480568v1, whole genome shotgun sequence region ATAACTCAGACTGCTACAAAATGCTGGCACTGCAGACTCCACCCATAACACTAAATATACATTTCCTTACATAGTGCATTATTATAAATCTGTGCTTTGCCTTGTTTTACTATTCTgagattattaaaaatgaatcaacaccttctaaCCAATCATATTCAAGAAGACTCTACAGTCAAAGATCACTAATCATTCACAGTCATGCATAACATTTGCTTATTATTTCTGAGTTTGTCTGAAAGAAGGAACGCTAACCTTTTCTTGTGGGTCTGGAGTGCAGAGGATTTTCGTTGCCCAGAAGCACAGCGTGTTTTCTGATGATTCTAACTTTGGTTCTGTGGGCAACGTGGCGTCTAGGGAAGGTTTCCATACAAAACAGGATGTCCTTGAAATACACTGAGTTACGTAGCTCATATttgacacatttaaacactttttgtttAAGATTGAACTTGTAATTTTATTCCCTCTATCAATGAAAAAATACAGGATCATCATAGGACCTGTGCTGAGCAGATTTTATTTGGGTGGTGGCTCGTTCTTAgcgaggaggtggtagctcagtggttaaggcattgggctttggatcagaagatcacaggtttaaatcccaccaccaccaagctgccactactgggcccttgagcaaagccctaaaaccctcccctgctcagttgtaagtcgctctggataagggcgtctcccaaatgccgcaaatgtaaatgtaaatgtaaatgtagcacAGACATGACACTGATGTGTAGCTGTGGAGTTTCAGGTTCATGGCACTGTTTCTATATTTCTACACACCTCAATATCAACACTGGTTTAAGAACAGTTATGTCATGGGCTGTGTGAATACTCAATTTTGATCAACTGTTGAACGCACAGGTACAGTCGGTTTAATCacctttgaaataaataaacgatTGTAACCATGATAATGTAAAGCTACATACAGAGTGCGATTTACTGTACTGCTACTGTAAACATTTGCTAATTAACTTTACGTTACTTGACAGTGAAAAAACTGTTggacaaataacaaaaatgatgTGCTATCTTAAgctaattgtatataatatatatcagctgtaatacactgtacactcacagGGTCCATGTGCCTAATATTGTGACCATAAATGCATAGCATAAGTGGAAAAGAACACACTAGTTTATACTGAAACTGTAAATGATACAAAagataaaacaataatttaCCACATAATGGCTGCATATACAGTCAATATGCCCCTGCATTTCAcaacatgtcgtactctgtatgaatgtgtatgtgacaaatacattttgaatatgAGTGCTGAATCCCTGATCTTCCAAACTGTGATCACTCACCTTGGTTTGCCTTTTTTGCCCCAGAGACTGGATAAAGAGACAAACTACTTTGagtatttatatacagttttcCATCCACTTCTCTGACATCATATACTTGATTCTGTGAAAGAATGTGGCATAATGTCAGAAACAGTTCAGTTCTAAATCCCTGACAGTTTCATTACTGTAACCTACCTGTAGTCCTGTGGAGGACAAACCTGTCTCCAGGCTAAAATCAAAATAGTGCCATGGGCATATTAGTGCCAGTTTGCCATCTCCAAGGTCCTCAATGTCTCCTTGGTCAAGTGGACCCCCTGTCAATAAAAggaaaacctttatttttaaagaaatacaaatcaggacaatacacaaaagcCTGAGCAGCTTCTAGGTATGTAAGATTTCCCCTAATCTCTCTTCTTGGACAAactatttaaaagtatttagcCTTTTTAATACTTTTCTCAGTATCAAGCCCTTTTTAGTACTTCACCCTTCCTATCTTTCAAGGATGGTAAGGAAACACCTGGTGTGCATGAACACTGAAGAATAACCAGGTTCCATTTCCCATTTTTCTGTTTGCCCTGTTTATATTTTGCACTCCATGTTcaaatcataaatatattaGTTTAAACAGCTTGTGAAATTTGTTTAGATATTAAGTTTTATCAAAAACTTAAGCTCTGGGGATAGATATCTTTAGTTctataaatgatatatttatatctattttgtATCTGTTCTTCTCATAGATTTTATAAATACCCTTATATAAATACCCTGCCATCTAGTTCTCTTGCCCACCTTTGGCTAACATGCCACTAGTTCGGTTGAGAGTGTTTCAAAATACCACGGACCGTTCATTACCGCCTTGGGCCAGATTTGCCCTGTTCGTCATTCTATACATGCATGAGTGAATATGCAAAAATAACCACACTGCTGTCCAGTTGAGGTCTGATTCGTGTGCCTGAAAGTGACCATCTCAAGGGCGCTGGGTCTGAGTCAGACATCCGCATCTGAGTATGCAGTGATGCCAGTATTCATCTGTCACATTTAGACCCTAGCTTAATGCCAAATTTGGCCCAAGCCCTTTGGCCTAAACAGCTTGTAGAAGATCAGAAAGCAGTCTGAGTTACTCTAGTCAAATTAATTACTTGGAAGCAGCAATGAATCAGCAAAAATTGAAGATTCTGGAGCTGAGACTGTACATATCAACAGCTTGTACTTTTTTACTGACCCTGGCTCATTCAGAAACACATTTGTTGTAAAATATAATATCAAGAATGGATAGTAAAGTTAATGTAACTGTTAGGGCTGTCAGACTTTCCATAATCCTGAAGTTTCAATTCCAAGTGCTTTCTTTGTTCAGACGTTTGTAGTGCAGGTTACCACTAGATGGCGACAGAGACAGTTTAGTTTCACCTGAACACTGATGTTTtttcaagattcaagatttgtATTGGTCCAAACATAGATATATACAGAATTCAactttcaattaaataaaaaaaaaatattaaataaaaaatgataaaaattatGAAAAGTTTAGCAGTTCTTGTTCTCGTGTTCTCTGCAAACTGGTGGTTacataattacagatgaataaatttgtatttaaattgtattaacaTCGTAGTCAAACTTGTATTTTTGATGGACGACCttaatgcaacaaaataaaacacaacatattGTTCCAGGAAAATATTCACTGTAGGTTGGTGTGTTGTGGCCTGACCTGAAGCAGATTCTCTGTTCACAAAGCTGTTCGGGTTTATTGTCACAACACCTCCAAtagatgtctgtctgtctgtctgtctgtctgtctgtctatctatctatctatctatctatctatctatctatctatctatctatctatctatctaaagatttctttttttactattatttaccatttttaattgtaaatgataaatggcacattgtttttttcaacTATTTACGCTTAATGTTGTGGACAGTAAGACAAGTTTTCccttatatacattttttttcactctctaGAAATTGAATATCAAgtctataataaaaatatattaaaaaaatctgaaggaAGAAACTGTAACAGCATGTTATAAGAAATCACTACAgaattatttcttaaaaaatcaCAAAGCTCCTGCATACTTTATACTTATTGTTTGTTACTAAAATATTTAGTAACAGAAAATGTCATCATGTCAATAATTAGTCGTTTacttttgttaaattattattaataggaCTAGCTTATATGGCGCATCCTACACAAAATTCCACGTGAATACTGCAGAAACCAGAAATCGAACCGAACAGCAGGAGCGCATTAATACAAAAACCTTACAGCCGGAACTATTAACAGAACCGCTGTTATAGAAATGAACCCggaccttctgaccaatcagaatggaggATTTAAGAGCACGTGctctaaataatatttattgtgtCTGCAGCCGGAAGAGTGAACTGTTGTTAACGTCATTATGGTAGGATtttaaaaaagggggaaaaagaaaacttcttttttttcctggtatTGTAATAACACACCTTCATGCGGACAAGATGAGTCCATCGCCCAAAACCGTCCGTCTTCCGTTCGTACAACAACGATATGTTCTCCATCTTCAGAGTACAACCTGAGACGTATTGCAAAGTAGTCAGATGCAAAGTGATAATCGTGTAATAAAATGTcgtttaatatatttattaatagttGTATTAATCAACGCGGTTCCTACTTGGTGCACGGTGACTTGAACCTGGCTGCTTTTCCGACACACTGCCAGCTACCGGCTTTCACCACATCTCTAAGAGCGTCGACTAAATCCTGCTCAAAATGCTCCATGGAAAATGTCTGTCCTTGTCTTTAAAATTGAAGTGGTTCAAGAGtttgtacaaaaaaatgcaaccTTGACTTTGCAAAATCCATTCATTTCCACGCAGTATCGCGTAGACCCAATTTACTTCCGGGTTATCCTAGACACTagttacaaaataaatgttttgctaCATAAGTGTTAATATTCTATTAAAACATAACACGATCCTCTAATTTATGTCACAATAGCTTTATAATAGCAATAATGTATAGTACGCGTTTGCCAAAACTTAAGTACAGCACAGTTGTCTGCTTTCTTTGTGACATGTCCCCCAGCCACTAGAGGGCGATGCAGCTTTTACGTAAGAAGCGCCAGTTTACAATGGTTCCGTTTGCAGACGGCAGTATTCACGGGCTCGttgtaatttgtttatattgatCTAAACACCCGAATGCTTATTAAATTATGCTTATTTAGGTGATTTCTCATTTGTATTTATCACCCCTGGCGTTTTAAGACCATGCCGATTGCTTGCTCAGCCCTCGGATGCTCAAACCGGTTCGTAAAAGGCTCCGAAATACGATTTTACAGGTAAAATTGCTCCCAGAGatatatataacaaaagtaaacaaactcCTTATTTGTTAATATATGTAATACATTGTGTATGAGGCGCGTATAAATGTGTAGTGCAAACTGACGAACTACACCTGAAGTCCGTGCAGGTTAAATCACAAATAGCCCTTTTTTGTGTATGGAGCGCACTACAAAGTGTTCACGCGCTATTCTGTCTTACCCTAAGAAGTGTGCCTATATAGGGAGCAGGCTGCGTCTTGGGATTCAGCCTCGTGTATGTTGTcggatgataataataaaacaatgtatatTATGTTTAAAATTTGGTTGACAATTATAAGCTCTGTGTCAAATACTTACATTGCATTAATGAAATTGAAACTCTAATTGAAATATAATAgtgcattatttatatataacaatataatttcacccagtaaacactttttttaacatCTACACTGTAGACATACTTTTCTACCCCTCATGTAAACCTACCATATAGGTGGCATATTAAGGGATTTATAATAAGAGAAGTTTCctcagggttgccaggtttccTTACCATATTCAAACTTGTATTTATGATGATTCAGCTATGGGTCTGAACTAAACTCCTTCTCTACAGATTCCCCATCAGTAAGCCTCAGTTAGCAGAGCAGTGGGTTCGAAGCCTGGGTCGAAAAAACTTCGCCCTGACCACCAACTCGTGTCTGTGCTCTGAGCACTTCCTGCCCGACTGCTTTCGAGATTACAACGGCAAACAGTTCCTGAGGGAAGATGCTGTCCCTACAATTTTCTCACACACTGCAGATGGCCCAAAGGTACTTAGTACTTGACATTGTATGTCTATGTGGACTACAGTAAAACATAGTGGCATAGAGTTGCTATGAAAGGGTCAAAAGCACATTCTTACATAGAAAGAGAGTGAATCATTTTGGGTGGCACCAAAGTCAAGGTAGGGGGAGTGAGGGGTTTATTAAAAGAGCTGTTGATCGTTCAAACTGTGCAGATGACAAATACAATTGAAGTATTTCCTAGATTTAGGAATTCAGATGAATATGCTTaccaaatatatttttgaatacATATGGAAAAACAATCAGCAATCAATCAACAATCATTTTTTGGTACCAAACCACTACATTTTTAGCATCATATAAATGTCTTCAGTCTCATGATATGACTCTCTCTTTATACATATGTGCATAGTGTAACAGTTTAGAGTGCATATAATCCTTTTAGACCCGTTTTACTTTGGTCAGTTATAGTAGGGTCAATTTTCTGATCCAGCATTAAAGCAGTACATATTAGATCATCTAAAGTAAAGGGTCAGGCTTAAGGATTATGCTATAAGCTGTAAATACATTACTTAATAAGGCACTTAAATTCCTTCCAGATCGAATTACGGAAAACCCGTGGAGGATTAGGGACGAAAGAGGAATCTCGTTCCGGTTCAATTTCTGATGGAGGCAAACAGCAGTTCCCAAAGGAGAAAAGACAAACCCCAAGAGACTCTGGCCAAAAGGTTTCTACTACAACACCGTTCTACTAAAACTGGagcatgtttacatgtttagtCCTGTAGTTCTCTTTACACGGCTATTTGGACAGGGGAAAGATCTGTTGACATTTTTTTGAATTTAATATTTTGCAATATTTTGTAAAAGTTTGTAATCATCTAAACCTTTAGGAGCTTTATTAAACCCAGAATAACCCAGAAAGTCCTGAAACCCTAAAGCTAGGAGAAACCACTGACATTCAAAGCTGCTGTTATAAAAGCACATAAGCTTGTGTATATAAACTGACAATGTAATGACCTCATTGTCACCACAGGGTGCAGTAGTATATGATTTGGAACACAGCCTATTATTCAACGAATGGACATGGTGTTTGAAATACATCACTTCAAGTTattgtgacaaaaaaatgacacgccatgtgttttttgtttacaggGAAGAACTGGAAATGAGTCATACAAGAGACGTGGTGGGGCAAAGGTCTCCTCCAGTGACAGGTATCAAAATACTTGTGGGATCTGaagttctgtaaaaaaaaaaaaattatgagatAAAGATTTCCAAAATCATGTGATAATATGGGCATGATGAGACTTCCAAAAAGCCACTATTTTGAACTGTCCTTTCCCTAAATCAGGCAGGTCATGACAGCGAAGAGCAAAGTGTACGATAGCCGAGGTCTTCTGATCTCTTGTGGCAGAGACCTGTGCGACTGCTTGGATGTGGACTGCATGGGCTGCTTCTACCCCTGTCCTGAATGCGGCTCTCGCAAGTGTGGCGTGGAGTGCCGCTGCGACAGGAAGTGGCTGTATGAGCAGGTGGAAGTGGAGGGGGGAGAGATCATCAGGAACAAGTTCGCAAGCTAACCGTCGAGAAGAGAAAATGGAGATGTGTGTTAAGGGGTTCAATGCAGTTAAATATGCTCAGCGTACATCTAGTCAGCATAAAGTAGTGACTGGAATATAAAAGGGctgaaattgcaaaaaaaacattgttggcTTTTGAATCCGTAGTTTGGACATTTGGAGAGATTTCTGTGTGTAAGACAACATTCTGAAAATATGAAAGAACTGTTATATTCTGTAGATATAAATTTAACAATgtgatgctatttttttttccaattttagTTCCAGGAAAGtgttacattttgtataatttctaaataaaatttctttaaaatgattCCTCAAAAGGAGGCTTCCCTTTGTTATTCTCATTTTCACTTTCTGCTTTCTTGCCCTTTAGAATCAAGAGATTTCGGTTTCAGTGTAGATCTTTTAAAACCAAACCTGATAGGAATCTGATATGGATCAATTCAATAGGAATGTTTTTCCAGCTCCCTTGATAATTTTGCCGCATCTTCATACAGAGTTCCCACGCTTCTTGAACGTACCTGAATTTCAGACATGGATTCAAGGCCTGGAAAGTGCCATAAGAAAATATTGGTCCTTGAAAGTGCTTGTAATAAATGTGATATACATGTTGTTTAGTAGAATAGTGCTTTGATCTTGTCAGTAAATGTTTAAGAGTTTGAATACAATGAAATGCTAGCCAGATAGCTAAACTTGCAGCGAAAATTATGTCCCCTTATCTAGAATATTTGTTTTGGGATTTCTAAAAAATACTTTGCTAGCAGTGTTCGAGTGTCTTCTGTTACTTACTTCTTGATTTCGTAGTTGGCAGGGGCTGGACATTTGAGCTGTGAAGCTTgctggctctgtaagaagcattcTTCTGTGCCTGTATATAATGTGAACTGAATTTATTCTTATAATATCACTGTCTTTTATGCATTAAAATCCTGCTAAGCATTTACTTTATAACCGCCTTTTACGAGAGAAATGCATgtatcattatatatttattcatttaagtaCCTTAAACTTTCCTGAGCAGCGTTTTGCACCTGTTCTTTGAATATTACCAGTTGGAGCCCATTGacttaaaaatacacattcaaaacatcattattactctgaaatttttcattttaatgttaaGTACTGTAAGTGGTCTTTCATGACTATATATGCGGGGGTGTAAATTTGATAGGTgcttgatataaaataaatggtgcttaaaaaaattcattgaAAGTCCTTAAATCTGGTGTTCATTAAAGTGTGGGAAACCTGTTTATAAACTATTGCTTAGGTTGCCTAATTATTTCTCTCGTCTCACTAACGGTATTACCATTGGTCGGTTGATTGCGTCGATTATTTGAATTATGTTATTAAAACACTTGGTTTTAATAACTGCTGAACTTAATGGTTTGTTTATGGACATAGAAATCTATCTAGACtgaaaaacagaaaggaaaTATTGATTACTTAAAACATGCTATTTGGTAGGGAGTCACAACTAGGGTAGGCATTTGTTCAGTGGTTACGATGTTTGGCATTTGAttggaagatcatgagttcaaattttAACTcgaccaagctgccactgatggacccttgagcaaggccattaaccctcaactgctctggataagggcctctggcaaatgccataaatgtaaatgactacTCTTAGAAGGAGGaatttggtaaaaaataaacaatacacatttgaaaataaacctaaaatatatttcttgtGTCTGTCTTAAGATTATCTTCTATTAAACAgaattataaatgcattataaaagAATTGTTAACTCTTTTTTAATGGCTGCCTTTAGATATCCACCAAAGTGTCTTTAAGTAACTGTTGCGTGCATTTATGGAAATCTCATCCTCGTTTTACATAtattatctctctttttctgatTTTACTTCTAAACTGTTTGTCAATTaaaggattttttatttgtgtatgtacCACTTTGTGTTTCTAATTATTGATGCTGTTCATGcataaacagacacacagtgtGAATTTCAGGTTAATTCAACATCTAGTTGATTAGCCGTGAATTAGAGCACAACAAGCTCGGATTATGGGTTCTGCTCTTTGGAGTAAATACAGAGTATGTGTAGatagaaaaaatttaataattggTCTCTAAAGAATAATTATAAGGCTGAGGTAAGCACTCGTGCATGCATTTCACATCCAGGacaaaatactgtgtgtgtgtgtgtgtgtgtgtgtgtgtctggaagTCTGGAAGCAGCTGCTGTGTtacagaaacaaacagaaaatgctAATGCTGCATGTGAGCTGTTTTAATGAAGCAGTCTTTACATGCTCAGGTGTTGCTGAGCAATAGCATATTGTGTCCATAATAATCAGGGTCACAAAGACAAACACAGAAGGCCTGTATCTAATTTGTAGTATAACATTTTCATTGTGTGTCAGGGGTTTTTCCCTCCATTATACATGCAAGTTTTGTAGATTTGTGTCTGCACAATaatggtaagaaaaaaaatcat contains the following coding sequences:
- the LOC124379725 gene encoding ARL14 effector protein; translation: MPIACSALGCSNRFVKGSEIRFYRFPISKPQLAEQWVRSLGRKNFALTTNSCLCSEHFLPDCFRDYNGKQFLREDAVPTIFSHTADGPKIELRKTRGGLGTKEESRSGSISDGGKQQFPKEKRQTPRDSGQKGRTGNESYKRRGGAKVSSSDRQVMTAKSKVYDSRGLLISCGRDLCDCLDVDCMGCFYPCPECGSRKCGVECRCDRKWLYEQVEVEGGEIIRNKFAS